One Aptenodytes patagonicus chromosome 7, bAptPat1.pri.cur, whole genome shotgun sequence genomic window, CAAGCTTCTTCAAGAACTGACTTATCACTCACTCTCTTTTCCTTCTAGGTAAAACCAAATATTGGTAGTCATTCACATTATGCAGTACTGAAAGCATAATTTAGTCAGATccctttgtgtgtgcatgcacacactctCCAAACTCAAGTTAAAGGTATGAAATGTgagattattttttgttgtcatcCGTTCACTTGTTATGTCTGTTTCCAAGCTATTAAATTACATTACATAGCTCAGTGTTCCCAAATGATGGAAGTGATGATGTAACCGTACAGACTACAGTCTTTCCGTTCTGGTACAGGAGCGCATAGTGATCCATGACAGCAAGCCAAAACGTTCAAGAAACAGTGATACAAAATACTGAGTATTAATTGCTATATGGCAAGGACTAATTGGGATATTTTTATGAACTCTCTTTAGAAATTGGCCACTAGGTCTGTGGTCTACAGACTAGTCTGTGGATTAACTTCAGTTTTTGATTTAATTTATAAACCCCAGCAACTGAGTTTGACTtacctgtcaaaaaaaaaaaaagcgcccctTACctatcctttttttcttattcaaaacCAGAAGATTGTGCATTATCCATGATGTTAAGGTGGATTTGTCTGAGATTTAACActaggtttttaatttttatgaaaccATGTTTAATGCTGAGTCACTTTCTCATATGTGGTCTTCACACAGTCCTATAATATTCCCTGTTAACCCCTCACCTTGTTAGTCACTTAATTCATTTGcctgtttcctttctctggtAGAGCTGCATTTTCAAATCATCAGTTAAAAGCTCAAGTATCAACAGTTAATAGTCCATGTAATGATTACACCCAGCAATAATAAAATTCTTCAAGTTAGAAACTGATCAGATGAACAGCGAGAATTACTTTATCGGTTGTAACCAGcaagaaaacatttgcaaaagctgGAGGCAAATACAATTCAGTTTAGGACAATCCATCCTAAACCCTGACCACTGAGCTTTCAAATTACAGTCTCTCAGATTTCTATGTGTTcgtcttcatttttcttcatggactgatcattttccttccttttctggcaTATATCTTAATTCTTTAACTTGCACAAAGCTTAGAATTAGAATTATATTGAGATACACACATTTTTGTGGTAGGGTTGAGTGGGAACTCAAACAAACATGATTTATATGAAGGAATCTTGACCTCCATAGCATGATGTCAAGGACAAGTACTCCTGTAGATACAAAGCAAGCTGGTGCAGGcacactgttttttaaaacattatagtAACTCTTAAAAACGGTTCTTAAAATGAAAGATGCTGGAGTTTGAAGGTAATACAATGTTTGTTTGACCAGTCTTAAAATCATGAAGTGATCTGATTAACATTTTGTTCAACCAGTAAGCAGAATACTATGGCAAAATGATTACCTGTAGTTAcatctttttattctgttcttgaGCTGCAACATTTAATTTCACACGCACTGTTCTGAGTAATCCCAACACAGAATAGAAAAACATTGTTTCATTTCAAGATAGTTTTAATCAGgtaattacaggaaaaaacatttaaacattttttttttttatggtgttaTCTGCTATGTCAACTTACAAGGATATGATGTAACAAACCAGTTACAAACTTAAAGGCATATTTACATTATGTACTCAAAGTAACAAGCTATATTCATATTCATAAAGGAAACACCTATGGGATGAGTTAACTAAATTATACATCATTTAGTAGAAAGAAGTAGCAGTTGAGGTTTAATGGAAACAATATACACGAGGCACTTTGAGGTCATTAGGGTGGAAAGCAAATGGCaccaagcaaaaggaaaactaTGTACAGCTTATACTGCAGCTTTGAACATGAAGGCTTCTCACTGAATGCTTTGATTTCTCAAACGAACCACAGCTTTTGCAATTAAGAAAGAGAAgctttcagggggaaaaaaaaaaccaccaaaaaaccccaccaaacccaaacaaccccccccaacccctccttGTATTTATCAGTGCACCAAAGGAAATGGAAGTTTTATCCACCCAGCTGCTGGACTAACAGTCCCATAAGGCATCTTTTAAAAGTTACTGTTTTGTTGCCAGCCACCGCCCTTGACCTTCATTTTATTAATATGAATGTATCACTGTACTGGCTGCATATTGTGCCATAAGCTCTGAAAAGATTTAAAGTCTAATTTAACCCTGTGCATTATTTACACGGGAGTTCAACATTATCCTCCAGGTACACATGAACAGGTCATTCTGAAGAGAACACATCTGAAATGGGAATTTTACATTCCAACATGCAAAATTAAGACATTCTTCAAAATACCTTTGCTTCTCTAGAGGAAAAGGTTAAGACTGTTTGGAACATCCCTTACATAAGCTCTGGAAAGGCATCTGAGTTTCATGCCACCATTTGCTGCTGTTTACTGAACAGTTACCACAGTAATTGTAGATTGTTATCAGAATATTGCTTTAATCTTGCACACAGCTGTAGGTATACCCTTCACAACTACTGAATCGCATGTGCGAGCGCACAGACACACCTGTGCATACTCAAAACTTGACTCGTATCACAAACCAAAAGGCCAGATTCCCTCTGCATGAACATCAAAACTCCATCACTTTCCTGTGGTAAAGAGCTTCCgggcggggggtgtgtgtaaataaaaaaaataaattaaaaaaaaaatctgtctcaaaCAGAatcaaaagaattttcttttcattcctgatTTTTACGCTCTTGTGTAATAGGCCATCGTAACTATTTTAAAACTAGCAAAATAATGTGGTTaaagcatttttcctttcaatCAATATTAATAATGAAACTTAAGAAGCATGAGATAAAGGATCACAGTAAGAGTCCAAATTACTGTTTTGTAAATTCGTAACTAAAGCTTAACATATTTTTGTAACTTAAGTAGTGCACCGATAGCCAGTTAAATTACTCTGTAATCAAGTATTGTGCCTGAATGCAGCTGAATGTTTTTCCCCCAGTAGATGGTGCACGAGCGCTGCTATCGTTTAACTTCTTCCCCCACTTTCAAGGGGAAATACTTAATTTTCACGGTAACGGAGGCTTTCAACAAGCGAGGGACTTAATATTCAATGACGGTTTCCCAAGGCTCGGGTCTCCCCTCCAAGCAGCACAAAGCTCTGCTATTACATGCCTGACAAACTACAGTTCCGATGTTAAGGGCGAGGGGAGGAGTACGGATTGGGGACGAAGTTTCTCTTTCCCCAAATGCttaagaaagtatttcagaagaGACAGAGTAAGTGTTATGTGCTGTCAAAACCAAAAGACGCACGGATGTAACAGCCCGTTCTGGAATGGGTTTGCTGTACGTCCACCTTCCACTACTCATCTCCTAGCTGCAACAGTGGGTGAGATCCCTAAcaccagaagaagaagaagaagaagtagtAGGCATGCATCCTGCTAAAACCAACCCTTACGTAACCACGTAACCTTGCAGTTCTTTTAGCCGCTCTCAGACTGGGCATGCAGGCTGACGCTTCtggcacaagaagaaaaagtgaacGTACGTCAGTTCAGTAAGCCTTTTCAGATGGATCAAGTCTTCAAGGAGGAAAGCACAAGGTGAAAACATTTTAGCAGCGAAGTGGTTAAATGCAAGGTGAAAATATTAATGCAcacattcaataaaaatattaaagcgTGTATGTTTCATATAAAATACAGTACAGGACCAGGAGTTTCACTATGTTGTATAGTGCTCAGAGGAAACTGTTAAActaatttctttctgaagtatATAGACAGTATGATTCTATAGCATTTTCCTATACAGCCAGCAAGTTCTTTTCTTAGGTTGTTCATACCTCTCTTCACCTTGAATTAGGAACCTAGCGCTTACAAATATTAAAATCCTCTCATTCACTAGAAAAGCCATCACCATTTTTTATcaaagttgtttttaaagttaaCAGTCTATTCTAGGCAACCAAGTTCAGCTGAAAATGTGTGAAGCATGAAAATCAACCAGAGTAGCAGCTTTCAAATATATAAACAGTAAAAACCAAGACTGCTGCTACCGTGTCATATTCTTGGACTTAATTCATCCAATCAACTCTTAATACAAAACTAGAAGCTCTTCCCTAACTTCTACAGTTATCAAGATATTTGTCTTCTTTTCAATGTGAAATAATACTTTGAGATGATCTATGTACACAAGGTGGTCAATTCAAgctgtaatataaatataaatgttttcttttaaaaagtattttacagaCAGATAACGTTATATACATTTGCTCATTTTACTTCTGGGCTACAGAGGAAAATTAAGGGCACTGgtacatgcagaaagaaaaattacagaaaatatacTGAAGTGGTGCATAGGAAGTGAGAAAAGTCAGTCATGTGcatcttttaaaatcagttaggttttttgtttgtttagtaaCAAGGGTACACTGAGGACAGTCTGTCCCACTCCAGCCAGGCTATCAAATAGGCACCTTCGCTAATGAAGTATGACTGTTTTCAGCGTTTTACGTATCTTTAGTGAGAAGTAAGTGTTTCTTACTTTATGACAGAGCAAAGCATGTAATGTTTTAAAGAATTCTTTATGGGTTAATTGGTTAATTCTTATCTGGAAGTTAAACACTTAGTAAGTACAAAGCCATAACAAATATCGTACACAATATACCAGTGCGCatatgcgcgcacacacacactctctctttctctctccccccctctccccccccatcctccctccaAATTTCCTCAATTAAGAAGTTCGCTCCAATTTTGCCTGGGCTGTAATTTATTTCTCAAGCTaagtcttttgttgttgttcttgaaCAAAACACACAGTACTTTTGTTCTTGCCCGTTCAAATAAGAAAGAGTTGcagttcaaaataatgaaaacaatttcacTTTTGTTATTAATCTTTTGTTTTAATCATAGTACTTGATAAACAGCTGAACAGGATCCTAGTTTAACAGAAGGATAAACAAGAACACTGATGACGATTTGTTACAACTGCCTTAATGTACCTTTTGCTTAATGAACATTTGAATATGCAATAAAGTATTTTTGGAGGAcaccccaaaagaaaacaacttgctgGTTGAGCAACAGAAACAACTTCCTTTTTGCTATCATGTTGAAATCAAAgtcatttatatataaaaataaatgttatgttCTAACAAGAACATTTTAGACAATTACATCTGTGCTTAACAAAAAATATTGGTCACTCAAGACtagaataattaatattttaaaggtttttagaTTATCAGAATGTAGGGATACAACTCAACACAAACTGTAGCTGAAGGGAAACAGGACTGAAAATATCAATTTGTCCATCTGGAATAAAAATGCGACTAAATtaactaattaaatatttaaaatactaccATGGAATGTGACAGTAGATATGGTCTATACCTACTGTATCAGAGGGAAGGAAAGTTTAACATGTAATAATTCGTACCTTACACATTTAGTTAAATATAAACATTTGTTATTTATACATAAAGTCGCTTCCAAAAAACTATTAATAAGTGATTTAGTTGCACTTAAAATCAGTTTCATTTCTCATTTGCCGAGTATTAACTTTTCTTAATCTTAAATCAACTGTCACTAGTGCACTTTTAGTTAAAATTTCCCCTCAGGTAagttttaatccttttaaaagaGCCCCCTCACCTAAACCATGAATGTACAAAGTGGCAAAAGTTAATCCCTTTTAGTATAATCATAGTTTATATACTCATTTTATAGCCAATAATAAGAATAGGCTTTCCTTTGCAAAATCTCCTTCACAACTTGCAACAAATGCCACGCACTCGAAGGAAATAGTTAGGCATGGCTAGCACTCGTAAAATGCCAAGGTCTGACAAGTCTTGTTGCTTCCTCCACATCAAGCATCTCTTACATGAAAGAAGATTCCCTTCAGCTTGCCAAAAAGCTTCCACAAATCCAAGTTAGATGCTTCCTGGAAACAAAGATTTTTCAAGCTCTGTTTGGCACAAGACTGATTCATCCCGCAGCTTTATGCTTTCCTCCACAGCACCCACATACCTCACCACAGTGATGGCATGCTCTCAAGGGGAGGTAGCAGCACATGCATGGAGCAATGAACGAGAGTGCCACCAGCGCTAACCAGCGTAAGCAGAACTTGTCATCACTAGTGTCACACGAGCAAGGATCAGAGAAGTCTCCTTCAGAGTCTGACATGCAGTGATACAGCATGCTCTCTGCGCAAAGCATGCAACTAACTTGGTAGATACATCTTTTAATAGGATCTGGCGCATCTTGACATTTTCCTCTGCCATTATCTTCATGATTAAACCTTTCCTGGCAGTATATACAGCGGGAACGCTCAccatcctcttttcttctttttgagtttttaaattttgatGAGGAAGGCTGAGTTTTAAATACCACAGAACTCTTCGAGTCTTTCAGGGAATTCAACTTAGTTCCATCTCCACATGGGTATAAATAGTCAGATTTTTTACTGTCTGATTTAGAAAATGGTATATTTGAGTCTGCGTCATCCCTCTCCAGGTCGTTCTTCCACATGTCAGGATGCCTGTAGTCTGCATAACGACGTATCAAAATGTCACGAGGGTTTATTCTAACAATTTCATCTTCATCCTGAAAACTAACGTGTCtgattgacttcagtgggacctGAAATGGCAAAGCGAGATAAGTTTACTATGGTGAAGTCCCAAATTTATGTCCACCTACAATGTAAAACTTAGattagaaagttaaaaaataggatttttttccttgctgcttgaAGATAAAAATTTCAGCTTATTTTCTTACTAGTACAATTTACAGCCTTCCCCACAATAATGAGCCTTTTGCGTGATATTAGGACCATGAGCTTTAGTATTCTTTCCTGACTTTTTAGTATCTCGTAAGAGCCTTGGACATTTTGGTATCCGCATAAAACTTGACACTGttctttgaattaaaattcaggttttaACATCTTACAGTGGCAACTAATTCCACAGACCAATTACGCCTTACGTGAATTTGCTGATTTC contains:
- the SPRED1 gene encoding sprouty-related, EVH1 domain-containing protein 1 gives rise to the protein MSEETATSNNDNSYARVRAVVMTRDDSSGGWLPLGGGGLSCVTVFKVIPQEENSCADFLIHGERLRDKTVVLECTLKKDLVYNKVTPTFYHWKIDDKKFGLTFQSPADARAFDRGIRRAVEDISQGYPPSQNDVEVAEDCFQTTQENTSGSLMKDHLFQHETVVTSEPYNSANLRPSAFEDFNTRRACFPSQPNQVPLKSIRHVSFQDEDEIVRINPRDILIRRYADYRHPDMWKNDLERDDADSNIPFSKSDSKKSDYLYPCGDGTKLNSLKDSKSSVVFKTQPSSSKFKNSKRRKEDGERSRCIYCQERFNHEDNGRGKCQDAPDPIKRCIYQVSCMLCAESMLYHCMSDSEGDFSDPCSCDTSDDKFCLRWLALVALSFIAPCMCCYLPLRACHHCGEVCGCCGGKHKAAG